A single window of [Clostridium] hylemonae DSM 15053 DNA harbors:
- a CDS encoding S1C family serine protease, translated as MEEQKDPLEHTEEQEEEEAFSFLQETIKDEAGGTKKTRKSILRMIGLGLVFGIAASFSFSMLKPWFEQNFQSDPEKVTIPKEEEEENTADDDGTKNNTQQVLDEESYRQMIQALNAVAQEASKSVVEINGISGDSDWLEADYDKKNSVSGLIIADNGQQLLILGKTSILKESNEVTITFYDGKTYKAGVKKKDSNLGIGIYAVRRADIQESTWSQSKIAVLGSSNSLAKGETAIALGKPFNYAGGTGYGIISSNKNVIDVADGQYRLICTDIPGTGKGTGFTVNLKGEVTGIIDQSISDEDSMKLTTAYGISDLKELIELMSNGKAVPYIGILGIDVTESIEQQGIPQGVYVKEVEVDSPAMAAGIQSGDIITSIGGAEVKTVSAYQSVLIDKEVGSKVKIRGQRQGSGGYVDIDFNVTVGSKE; from the coding sequence ATGGAAGAACAGAAAGATCCATTGGAACATACGGAAGAGCAGGAAGAAGAGGAAGCGTTTTCATTTCTGCAGGAAACGATCAAAGACGAGGCGGGCGGGACAAAGAAGACAAGGAAGAGCATACTGCGTATGATCGGACTTGGTCTTGTATTTGGTATTGCTGCCAGCTTTAGCTTTTCTATGCTTAAACCGTGGTTTGAGCAGAACTTTCAGAGCGATCCTGAGAAAGTCACAATTCCGAAAGAGGAAGAAGAAGAGAACACAGCGGACGATGACGGCACAAAGAACAATACACAGCAGGTTCTCGACGAGGAGAGCTACCGGCAGATGATCCAGGCGCTTAATGCGGTCGCCCAGGAAGCTTCTAAAAGTGTCGTGGAGATAAACGGGATATCGGGAGACAGCGACTGGCTGGAGGCTGACTATGATAAGAAGAACAGCGTGTCAGGACTTATCATCGCCGATAACGGGCAGCAGCTCCTCATTCTCGGCAAGACGTCCATATTAAAAGAAAGTAATGAAGTCACCATCACGTTTTATGACGGTAAGACATATAAGGCGGGAGTGAAGAAAAAAGATTCCAACCTCGGTATTGGGATCTATGCAGTCAGACGGGCGGATATCCAGGAGAGCACGTGGTCACAGTCGAAGATCGCAGTGCTCGGAAGTTCCAATTCTCTCGCCAAGGGAGAGACCGCCATAGCGCTCGGAAAACCTTTTAATTATGCAGGCGGCACCGGCTACGGTATTATCTCCTCCAATAAAAATGTCATCGATGTGGCAGACGGCCAGTACCGGCTTATCTGCACGGACATACCGGGCACGGGGAAGGGGACGGGATTCACCGTCAACCTGAAAGGGGAAGTGACTGGCATTATCGACCAGAGTATTTCAGATGAGGACAGTATGAAACTTACAACGGCATACGGCATATCTGATTTGAAAGAACTGATCGAACTTATGTCAAATGGAAAGGCAGTCCCATATATCGGGATCCTCGGCATCGATGTCACAGAGAGTATAGAGCAGCAGGGAATTCCGCAGGGTGTATATGTGAAAGAAGTAGAGGTGGATTCGCCGGCCATGGCGGCGGGGATCCAGAGCGGGGATATCATCACAAGTATTGGCGGCGCAGAGGTGAAGACCGTCTCAGCGTACCAGTCCGTGCTGATCGATAAGGAGGTTGGCAGCAAAGTAAAGATAAGAGGCCAGCGCCAGGGCTCCGGCGGTTATGTTGACATTGATTTTAACGTGACGGTCGGAAGTAAAGAATAA
- a CDS encoding endonuclease MutS2, translating to MNQKTLIKLEYNKIIEMLTANASSPAGKERCRKLKPMTAPEEIQITQEQTAAAFTRIVKKGRLSFSGNSSVEDSMKRLEIGAVVGSGELLRICKLLECANRAKAYGRRENSDESSDCLDAFFEQLGPLTVLSGEIRRCIIEEDEISDDASSALKSIRRQMGQINDKVHDTLNSMVNGSLRTYLQDPIITMRGDRYCIPVKAEHRGHVQGLIHDQSSTGSTLFIEPMAVVKLNNDLKELYAKEQEEIQVILARLSAETAEHIQTIRTNCTVLTELDFIFAKGSLALDMNASMPLFNTEGRIHIREGRHPLLDKHTVVPITITLGDTFDLLIVTGPNTGGKTVSLKTVGLFTLMGQAGLHIPALDRSELSVFHDVYADIGDEQSIEQSLSTFSSHMTNIVSFLKQVDEHSLILFDELGAGTDPTEGAALAISILNHLHERGIRTMATTHYSELKVYALTTPGVENACCEFDLETLRPTYHLLIGIPGKSNAFAIAGKLGLPSYIIEEAKRHLSEQDESFEDLLADLEANRRTIEKEQAEIASYRRELERLKDEASQKQKKLDEQKERILREANEKAHAILAEAKDVADETMRNFHKFGKENISAADMERERERLRKKMASTASGMDRQVKKPQKQHKPGDFKLGESVKVLSMNLTGTVNSLPDAKGNVTVQMGILRSQVNISDLEIIEEAPSYSAKQLHKTSKGKMKMGKSFSVSAEINLLGKTVDEAVAELDKYLDDASLAHLSSVRVVHGKGTGALRTGIHNYLKRQKRVKSYRLGAFGEGDAGVTIVELK from the coding sequence ATGAATCAAAAAACATTAATCAAACTTGAATACAATAAGATAATAGAGATGCTGACCGCAAACGCGTCCTCTCCTGCGGGAAAGGAACGATGCAGGAAACTGAAACCGATGACTGCTCCGGAGGAGATACAGATCACCCAGGAGCAGACAGCCGCCGCCTTTACCCGGATCGTGAAAAAGGGACGGCTTTCTTTCAGTGGAAACAGTTCTGTGGAAGATTCCATGAAACGGCTGGAGATCGGGGCAGTCGTCGGAAGCGGTGAACTGCTTCGCATCTGTAAGCTTCTGGAGTGCGCCAACCGCGCCAAGGCATACGGACGGCGCGAGAATTCGGACGAATCGTCCGACTGTCTCGACGCCTTTTTTGAGCAGCTTGGGCCGCTCACCGTGCTGTCCGGCGAGATCCGGCGCTGTATCATTGAAGAGGATGAGATCAGCGACGACGCCAGCAGCGCCTTAAAAAGCATCCGGCGCCAGATGGGTCAGATCAACGATAAAGTACACGACACGTTAAACAGCATGGTAAACGGTTCACTGCGCACGTATCTGCAGGATCCTATCATCACCATGCGCGGCGACAGATACTGTATCCCTGTGAAGGCAGAGCACAGAGGCCATGTACAGGGGCTGATCCACGACCAGTCTTCCACAGGCTCCACTCTGTTTATCGAGCCGATGGCAGTCGTAAAACTGAATAATGATCTAAAAGAGCTGTATGCAAAAGAGCAGGAGGAGATACAGGTCATCCTCGCCCGGCTGAGCGCTGAGACAGCGGAACACATCCAGACGATCCGTACAAACTGCACGGTTCTCACGGAGCTTGACTTTATCTTTGCCAAAGGCTCCCTCGCCCTGGATATGAACGCCAGCATGCCTCTTTTTAACACGGAAGGGCGCATTCACATACGGGAAGGCAGGCATCCTCTCCTTGATAAGCATACGGTCGTGCCGATCACCATAACTTTAGGGGACACATTTGACCTGCTCATCGTCACTGGGCCAAATACGGGGGGGAAGACCGTATCGCTGAAAACAGTAGGATTATTTACACTGATGGGCCAGGCAGGACTTCATATCCCTGCCCTTGACCGCTCGGAGCTGTCCGTATTCCATGATGTATACGCCGATATCGGCGACGAGCAGAGTATTGAGCAGAGCCTGAGTACCTTCTCCTCCCATATGACGAATATCGTATCCTTCTTAAAGCAGGTAGATGAACATTCTCTCATCCTGTTCGATGAACTGGGCGCCGGCACGGACCCGACGGAAGGGGCCGCCCTCGCCATCTCCATCCTGAACCATCTGCACGAGCGCGGGATCCGCACGATGGCAACCACCCACTACAGTGAGCTGAAGGTCTATGCCCTCACTACACCGGGCGTGGAAAATGCGTGCTGTGAATTTGATCTGGAGACGCTCCGCCCGACGTATCATCTGCTCATCGGCATCCCCGGCAAGAGCAATGCATTTGCCATCGCCGGAAAGCTTGGACTTCCTTCCTATATAATAGAGGAGGCAAAGCGGCATCTGTCCGAGCAGGATGAGTCCTTTGAGGACCTTCTCGCGGACCTGGAGGCCAACCGGCGCACGATAGAAAAAGAGCAGGCAGAGATCGCGTCCTACCGCAGAGAACTGGAACGGCTGAAGGATGAAGCCAGCCAGAAGCAGAAGAAGCTGGATGAGCAGAAGGAACGCATCCTCCGGGAGGCAAATGAAAAAGCCCATGCCATTCTGGCGGAAGCCAAGGATGTGGCCGACGAGACGATGCGCAATTTTCATAAATTCGGCAAAGAAAATATCTCAGCCGCGGATATGGAACGGGAGCGGGAACGGCTCCGCAAAAAGATGGCTTCCACCGCATCCGGCATGGACCGCCAGGTGAAAAAGCCGCAGAAACAGCATAAACCGGGAGATTTCAAGCTCGGAGAGTCTGTGAAGGTACTCAGTATGAACCTGACCGGAACTGTAAATTCCCTTCCGGACGCAAAGGGGAATGTCACGGTCCAGATGGGGATCCTCCGTTCTCAGGTAAATATCTCCGACCTGGAGATCATCGAGGAAGCTCCTTCCTATTCTGCCAAACAGCTGCACAAGACAAGCAAGGGCAAAATGAAGATGGGAAAATCCTTCTCGGTGAGCGCGGAGATCAATCTTCTCGGCAAAACAGTCGATGAGGCTGTGGCCGAGCTCGATAAATATCTTGACGACGCCTCGCTGGCACATCTGTCATCGGTGCGTGTCGTTCACGGCAAGGGGACCGGCGCGCTGCGCACAGGAATCCACAATTACCTGAAGCGGCAGAAGCGCGTGAAGTCCTACCGGCTCGGCGCCTTCGGCGAAGGCGATGCGGGCGTTACGATCGTTGAACTGAAATAA
- the rlmD gene encoding 23S rRNA (uracil(1939)-C(5))-methyltransferase RlmD: protein MKKNDMVKVTIEDIGVNGEGIGKVDGYTLFIKDAVIGDVVEAKVTKAKKNYGYARLVNIADESEFRVTPRCDVARQCGGCQIQAMSYARQLEYKNEKVRNNLIRLGGVPQELLDEVMEPVCGMEEPYRYRNKAQFPVGTDREGNIITGFYAGRTHQIIPHMDCAIGRAENKEILNIIISFMKEFGLSPYDETSHKGLIRHILIRTGYRTGEIMVCIVINGNGIPHGDTLAERLAEIPGMTSVTYSVNREKTNVIMGREAGLLWGQAYITDYIGDIKYQISPLSFYQVNPVQTERLYETALEYAGLHGDETVWDLYCGIGTISLFLAQKAKHVYGVEIVPQAIEDAKKNAQINGIENARFYVGKAEDVLPEKYENDGIHADIIVVDPPRKGCEESVLHTMVKMQPERIVYVSCDSATLARDVKYLRGSGYEVKRVKGVDMFPHTGHTEVVCLLSKLKSSKHIEVELKMDKLI from the coding sequence ATGAAGAAAAATGATATGGTGAAGGTAACAATTGAAGATATCGGGGTGAACGGTGAAGGTATAGGCAAGGTTGATGGCTATACCTTATTTATTAAGGACGCGGTTATCGGCGATGTGGTGGAGGCCAAGGTGACGAAGGCGAAGAAGAATTACGGGTATGCGAGGCTTGTCAATATTGCTGACGAGTCTGAATTCCGCGTAACACCCCGGTGTGACGTGGCCCGCCAGTGCGGCGGCTGTCAGATCCAGGCGATGTCATATGCCAGACAGCTGGAATATAAAAATGAGAAAGTGCGGAACAATCTTATCCGGCTCGGCGGCGTGCCCCAAGAGCTGCTGGATGAGGTGATGGAACCGGTCTGCGGGATGGAGGAGCCTTACCGGTACCGGAATAAGGCGCAGTTCCCCGTCGGTACGGATCGGGAAGGAAATATCATCACAGGCTTTTATGCCGGCCGGACACATCAGATCATCCCACATATGGACTGTGCGATCGGGAGAGCAGAGAATAAAGAGATCCTGAACATTATTATTTCCTTTATGAAAGAGTTCGGTCTCAGCCCTTATGATGAGACAAGCCATAAAGGGCTTATCCGCCACATCTTGATCCGTACCGGATACCGGACAGGGGAGATCATGGTATGCATTGTGATCAACGGAAATGGAATTCCCCACGGGGATACGCTGGCGGAGCGTCTGGCAGAGATTCCGGGGATGACGAGTGTAACGTACAGTGTGAACCGGGAGAAGACAAATGTGATCATGGGACGTGAGGCAGGACTACTGTGGGGACAGGCATATATAACAGACTATATCGGCGATATAAAATATCAGATCTCTCCGCTTTCGTTCTATCAGGTAAATCCGGTGCAGACGGAGCGTCTTTACGAAACGGCGCTTGAATATGCGGGGCTCCACGGCGATGAGACGGTCTGGGATCTGTACTGCGGCATTGGGACGATCTCCCTGTTTCTGGCGCAGAAGGCAAAGCACGTCTATGGGGTGGAGATCGTTCCCCAGGCAATCGAAGACGCAAAAAAGAATGCGCAGATAAACGGGATCGAGAATGCACGGTTTTATGTCGGAAAGGCAGAGGATGTGCTGCCGGAAAAATATGAAAACGATGGAATCCACGCGGATATAATCGTCGTGGACCCGCCGAGAAAAGGCTGCGAGGAGTCGGTGCTTCATACGATGGTGAAAATGCAGCCGGAGCGGATCGTGTATGTGAGCTGTGATTCCGCGACGCTGGCCCGGGATGTGAAGTATCTTAGGGGGAGCGGGTATGAGGTGAAGAGGGTGAAGGGGGTGGATATGTTTCCGCATACGGGGCATACAGAAGTTGTGTGTTTGCTTTCCAAACTTAAATCGAGCAAACATATTGAAGTGGAATTGAAGATGGATAAACTGATTTAA
- a CDS encoding 3'-5' exoribonuclease YhaM family protein, with translation MRYINTLQEGETIRNIYLCKGKRSAETRNGKPYDNLLLQDKTGTLDGKVWDPNSGGIADYDEMDFIECYGEVTSYNNNLQLNIKQIRKAQAGEYVPADYMPTTEKSPESMYEGLLGYVSQIGNTYLRQAVEYYFVNDEEFISRFKAHSAAKSVHHGFAGGLLEHTLSVVKFCEYMVGAYPILNKDLLYAAAICHDIGKTVELSAFPENDYTDDGQLLGHIVIGVEMVSDAVRTIPDFPVKLASELKHCIVAHHGELEYGSPKKPALAEALALNFADCTDAKMQTLTEIFKDKNSNDWLGYNRLFESNLRKTSV, from the coding sequence ATGAGATACATTAATACCCTTCAGGAGGGCGAGACAATAAGGAACATTTATCTTTGCAAAGGAAAACGTTCCGCAGAGACAAGAAACGGGAAACCATACGATAACCTGCTGCTGCAGGATAAGACGGGAACACTGGACGGAAAAGTCTGGGACCCGAATTCCGGCGGGATCGCAGATTACGACGAGATGGATTTTATAGAATGTTATGGGGAAGTGACGAGCTACAACAACAATCTTCAGCTGAACATCAAGCAGATAAGGAAGGCGCAGGCCGGGGAATACGTGCCGGCAGACTACATGCCGACGACGGAAAAGAGCCCGGAAAGCATGTATGAAGGGCTGCTCGGTTACGTAAGTCAGATCGGCAATACTTACCTTCGTCAGGCGGTGGAATATTATTTTGTAAATGATGAGGAATTTATCAGCAGATTCAAGGCACATTCCGCGGCCAAGAGTGTACACCACGGATTTGCCGGGGGACTGCTGGAACATACACTGAGCGTCGTGAAATTCTGTGAATATATGGTGGGCGCTTATCCAATACTTAACAAAGACTTATTATATGCGGCCGCGATCTGCCATGATATCGGCAAGACTGTGGAGCTTTCCGCATTTCCGGAGAACGATTATACAGACGACGGACAGCTGCTCGGACATATCGTCATCGGAGTGGAGATGGTAAGTGACGCCGTGCGCACGATACCGGACTTTCCGGTTAAGCTTGCCAGCGAACTGAAGCACTGCATCGTGGCGCACCACGGAGAGCTGGAATACGGTTCACCGAAGAAGCCGGCGCTTGCCGAGGCACTTGCACTTAACTTCGCAGACTGCACAGACGCAAAGATGCAGACGCTGACAGAGATATTCAAAGACAAAAACAGCAATGACTGGCTTGGCTATAACCGCCTGTTTGAATCAAACCTGCGGAAGACAAGCGTATAG
- a CDS encoding sensor histidine kinase: MRSTLYLKFIIVYIIFGFLGFFTIATLTSGLTEGRLETYMSGTMYKEANLVASDYLPDYFSKRLTASDVHLQLKGMESHLNASVWFVDRDGNVLVSAQSDNYPMAPGQIEDFDPAEGGSSQYQVGEYHDCFDEDVITVIAPVVYNYTPNGYLIIHKRMSDIMEIRDLLLNSVYISMVVIYALSFIILLAFQFFVYRPLRKITEAATQYASGNLDYEIPLNTEDEMGYLGASLNYMSSQLKDMEDYQKKFVANVSHDFRSPLTSIKGYVEAMTDGTIPAELQEKYLKIILFETERLTDLTQDLLTLNEFDTQNLLLNKEPFDIHEIIKNVAASFEGTCTQKKVSIELIFATKHLFVNADKRKIQQVLYNLLDNAIKFSDSESAVTIETTERGDKVFTSVKDYGIGIPRNALNKIWERFYKTDLSRGKDKKGTGLGLAIVKEAIQAHGENVNVVSTEGVGTEFSFSLPKYRPE; this comes from the coding sequence ATGCGCAGCACACTGTATCTAAAATTTATAATTGTATATATCATCTTCGGATTCCTCGGCTTCTTTACGATCGCCACTCTGACGTCGGGACTGACCGAGGGACGCCTGGAGACGTATATGTCCGGCACGATGTACAAGGAAGCCAACCTCGTGGCAAGCGATTATCTTCCCGATTATTTTTCCAAACGGCTGACCGCTTCAGACGTGCACCTTCAGCTGAAAGGCATGGAATCTCATCTGAACGCCTCCGTATGGTTTGTGGACCGTGACGGTAATGTGCTCGTCTCCGCCCAGTCCGACAATTATCCCATGGCGCCCGGCCAGATCGAAGACTTTGATCCGGCAGAAGGCGGCAGCTCACAGTACCAGGTCGGGGAATACCACGACTGCTTTGATGAAGATGTGATCACTGTTATCGCGCCGGTTGTGTACAACTATACCCCGAACGGATATCTCATCATTCACAAGCGTATGTCGGATATCATGGAGATTCGGGACCTGCTTCTTAATTCCGTGTACATTTCCATGGTCGTCATCTACGCGCTCTCCTTTATCATCCTGCTGGCGTTCCAGTTCTTCGTGTACCGGCCGCTGCGCAAGATAACGGAAGCCGCCACCCAGTACGCCTCCGGCAATCTGGATTACGAGATCCCGCTGAATACGGAGGATGAGATGGGCTACCTCGGCGCCTCCCTCAACTACATGTCGTCGCAGCTTAAAGACATGGAGGACTACCAGAAAAAGTTTGTGGCCAATGTATCCCACGATTTCCGTTCTCCTCTCACTTCCATCAAAGGTTATGTGGAGGCGATGACGGACGGCACAATACCGGCGGAGCTTCAGGAAAAGTACCTGAAGATCATTTTATTTGAGACAGAGCGGCTCACAGACTTGACGCAGGATCTTCTCACACTGAATGAATTTGACACACAGAATCTGCTGCTGAATAAAGAACCTTTTGATATCCATGAGATCATTAAAAATGTAGCCGCGTCATTTGAAGGCACATGTACACAGAAAAAAGTGTCCATTGAACTTATATTTGCCACAAAGCACTTATTTGTAAATGCAGACAAACGTAAGATCCAGCAGGTGCTCTACAATCTGCTGGACAATGCGATCAAATTCAGCGATTCAGAATCAGCCGTAACGATTGAAACTACCGAGCGGGGTGATAAAGTTTTTACCTCTGTAAAAGATTATGGTATCGGCATTCCAAGAAACGCGCTCAACAAGATCTGGGAACGGTTCTACAAGACGGACCTGTCACGCGGAAAGGACAAAAAAGGCACTGGTCTGGGACTTGCCATCGTCAAAGAGGCTATCCAGGCACACGGGGAAAATGTCAACGTAGTCAGCACGGAAGGCGTCGGCACGGAATTCAGTTTCTCCCTGCCGAAATACCGGCCGGAATAA
- a CDS encoding response regulator transcription factor — protein MVNKQKILIVDDDENIAELISLYLTKECFDTMMVHDGEKALIAYDTYQPNLILLDLMLPGIDGYQVCREIRAKSNVPIIMLSAKGEVFDKVLGLELGADDYMMKPFDSKELVARVKAVLRRYQAVPKAEEPAEDKGKCVEYPGIVINLTNYSVVVDGANVDMPPKELELLYFLASSPNQVFTREQLLDQIWGYEYIGDTRTVDVHIKRLREKIKDHSTWGLSTVWGIGYKFEVK, from the coding sequence ATGGTGAACAAACAGAAAATTTTAATCGTGGATGATGATGAAAATATAGCCGAACTCATCTCCCTCTATCTGACAAAGGAATGCTTTGACACGATGATGGTGCACGACGGGGAGAAGGCGCTTATCGCCTACGATACGTATCAGCCGAACCTGATCCTGCTGGACCTCATGCTTCCGGGAATCGACGGATACCAGGTCTGCAGGGAGATCCGCGCCAAATCCAATGTACCGATCATCATGCTCTCCGCCAAGGGAGAAGTATTTGACAAGGTGCTCGGCCTAGAACTCGGCGCGGACGACTACATGATGAAACCGTTTGACTCCAAGGAACTCGTCGCCCGCGTCAAAGCGGTGCTCCGCCGTTATCAGGCTGTGCCGAAGGCAGAGGAACCGGCGGAGGACAAGGGGAAATGTGTGGAATATCCCGGCATCGTCATCAATCTGACGAATTATTCCGTTGTGGTGGACGGGGCAAATGTAGATATGCCACCAAAGGAGCTGGAGCTTTTATATTTCCTCGCCTCCTCTCCCAACCAGGTGTTCACAAGAGAACAGCTGCTGGACCAGATATGGGGTTATGAATACATCGGCGACACCCGTACGGTGGATGTCCATATCAAACGGCTCCGGGAGAAGATAAAGGACCACAGTACATGGGGGCTCAGCACTGTATGGGGAATCGGGTATAAATTTGAAGTGAAATAA